One segment of Lutra lutra chromosome 12, mLutLut1.2, whole genome shotgun sequence DNA contains the following:
- the CLDN5 gene encoding claudin-5 translates to MGSAALEILGLVLCLVGWVGLILACGLPMWQVTAFLDHNIVTAQTTWKGLWMSCVVQSTGHMQCKVYDSVLALNTEVQAARALTVGAVLLALVALFVTLAGAQCTTCVAPGPAKARVALTGGALYALCGLLALVPLCWFANIVVREFYDPAVPMSQKYELGAALYIGWAASALLMCGGGLVCCGAWVCVGRPDFSFPVKYSASRRPTATGDYDKKNYV, encoded by the coding sequence ATGGGGTCGGCGGCGCTGGAGATCCTCGGCCTGGTGCTGTGCCTGGTGGGATGGGTGGGCCTGATCCTGGCGTGCGGGCTCCCCATGTGGCAGGTGACTGCTTTCCTGGACCACAACATCGTGACGGCGCAGACCACCTGGAAGGGGCTATGGATGTCGTGCGTGGTGCAGAGCACCGGGCACATGCAGTGCAAGGTATACGACTCAGTGCTGGCACTGAACACCGAGGTGCAGGCGGCGCGGGCACTCACCGTGGGCGCGGTGCTGCTGGCGCTCGTCGCGCTCTTCGTGACCCTGGCGGGCGCGCAGTGCACCACCTGCGTGGCCCCAGGGCCGGCCAAGGCGCGGGTGGCCCTCACGGGCGGCGCCCTCTACGCGCTCTGCGGGCTGCTGGCGCTCGTGCCGCTCTGCTGGTTCGCCAACATCGTGGTCCGCGAGTTCTACGACCCGGCGGTGCCCATGTCGCAGAAGTACGAGCTGGGCGCGGCGCTGTACATCGGCTGGGCGGCTTCTGCGCTGCTCATGTGTGGCGGCGGCCTCGTGTGCTGCGGTGCATGGGTCTGCGTCGGCCGCCCCGACTTCAGCTTCCCGGTCAAGTACTCCGCGTCGCGGCGGCCCACGGCCACCGGCGACTATGACAAGAAGAACTACGTCTGA